A stretch of the Malus sylvestris chromosome 10, drMalSylv7.2, whole genome shotgun sequence genome encodes the following:
- the LOC126587841 gene encoding uncharacterized protein LOC126587841, producing MANVSVLNHEQLQYLARTLYYKETEAILHTKFNSETELAKRLKDCKDGYQSALALLDAGSELEHRFRNDEARASTAQEIFGYIINGANYALQTVRNSSLRSHCVEKVREHVKLLADAIEVVRNVNDVAKEVTEYRKAMLEYTRRHQNPPSREFSRWLKGSGIKYEELVQRYQAKLKFRGRFKDLKDVQKIQVYEEIIEASGRGKVKGHRLSKVLGVAGISVFLFSAGVTVWEIYLADNPLQTATRAAVVAMSSVGGATLGSDIGVALSSCLPVHPLFVVMAGIIVSIAGAFILGDFAGWLVDLIFKSGGSTTLSTEGLRCYVAPMPDGVALARQILHHHPPKY from the exons ATGGCTAACGTTTCCGTTCTCAACCACGAACAACTGCAGTACCTTGCTCGTACACTTTACTACAAAGAAACAGAGGCCATCCTGCATACCAAATTCAACTCCGAAACCGAACTCGCGAAACGCCTCAAGGATTGTAAAGATGGTTACCAATCCGCTCTAGCCCTTTTGGATGCTGGTAGTGAGTTAGAGCATCGGTTTCGAAACGACGAAGCTCGGGCTTCTACAGCTCAGGAAATCTTTGGTTATATAATAAACGGGGCCAACTATGCACTCCAGACGGTGCGAAATTCTAGCTTGCGATCGCATTGTGTAGAAAAAGTTAGAGAGCATGTGAAATTGCTGGCCGATGCAATAGAAGTGGTACGCAATGTTAATGATGTGGCCAAGGAGGTAACTGAATACAGGAAGGCTATGTTGGAGTACACCAGGAGGCATCAAAATCCCCCATCACGCGAATTCTCAAGATGGCTCAAAGGGAGTGGCATTAAGTATGAGGAATTAGTGCAGAG GTATCAGGCTAAGCTTAAATTCCGAGGACGTTTCAAGGACCTGAAAGATGTACAAAAGATACAG GTGTACGAGGAAATAATAGAGGCATCAGGGCGGGGAAAGGTTAAAGGTCATCGGTTATCAAAAGTCTTGGGGGTTGCTGGCATATCCGTGTTTCTTTTTTCTGCAGGCGTGACGGTATGGGAAATATATTTAGCTGACAACCCACTTCAAACGGCAACACGTGCGGCTGTGGTGGCTATGTCATCAGTTGGAGGTGCGACGCTAGGAAGCGATATAGGGGTTGCCCTGTCAAGCTGTCTCCCGGTACATCCTTTATTCGTGGTGATGGCAGGAATAATAGTTAGCATTGCAGGAGCTTTTATTCTTGGGGATTTCGCCGGCTGGTTGgttgatttgatttttaaatCTGGGGGTAGTACCACCTTGAGCACTGAGGGGCTTCGGTGCTACGTAGCACCGATGCCTGATGGTGTCGCTTTAGCCCGCCAAATTCTGCATCATCACCCACCAAAATATTAG